One stretch of Halapricum desulfuricans DNA includes these proteins:
- a CDS encoding thioredoxin domain-containing protein: protein MTDDPLARNRLENEESPYLQQHADNPVNWQPWDETALEAARERDRPIFLSIGYSSCHWCHVMAEESFEDGTVAEVLNEQFVPIKVDREERPDLDSVYQTLAQLVSGRGGWPLSVWLTPDQKPFHVGTYFPREPRRGMPGFLEVLGKLRARYTDEREEIEARAEEWTEAVEDELSSTPERSGEVGDDLLARAGETAVQRADRTHGGFGSGGPKFPQTGRLRILLRAYGRTGREQFRTVATEALEALIEGGIYDQVGGGFHRYATDREWVVPHFEKMLYDNAEIPRVLLLGYQVTGEDRYAAAARETFEFLRRELRHPEGGLFSTLDARSAPRDDPGASEEGAFYTWTPAAVREAVESEADADLFCDRYGVTEAGNFEGETVLTRDASIPELAEAYELDPDAVEERLETAREQVFDARSERPRPNRDEKVLAGWNGLAISALASGGLVLDPSYAETAGEALSFCRRHLWDGSDDRLHRRYKDGDVRIDGYLEDYAFLARGAFDTYQVTGDLEQLSFALDLGDALIERFWDADAGTLYFTPAGGERLIARPQELSDQSTPSSAGVAAETLLALDGVRPDDRFAEVAAGVLETHADTIERDPLRHASLTLAADRYRNGSAELTIAAESIPDEWRDRLATTYLPARILTRRPPTADGLDAWLDRLEMADAPPIWAGRDARDGQPTVYACRAFACSPPQHDLEAAIEWLRE from the coding sequence ATGACCGACGACCCGCTCGCGCGCAACCGTCTCGAAAACGAGGAGAGCCCGTACCTCCAGCAGCACGCCGACAACCCGGTCAACTGGCAACCCTGGGACGAGACCGCACTCGAGGCCGCCCGCGAGCGCGACCGACCGATCTTCCTGTCGATCGGCTACTCCTCCTGTCACTGGTGTCACGTGATGGCCGAGGAGAGCTTCGAGGACGGGACGGTCGCCGAGGTGCTCAACGAGCAGTTCGTCCCGATCAAGGTCGACCGCGAGGAGCGTCCCGACCTCGACAGCGTCTACCAGACGCTCGCCCAGCTGGTCAGCGGCCGCGGCGGCTGGCCGCTGTCGGTGTGGCTCACGCCCGATCAGAAGCCCTTCCACGTCGGGACGTACTTCCCGCGCGAGCCGCGCCGCGGGATGCCCGGCTTCCTGGAGGTGCTCGGGAAGTTGCGAGCCAGATACACCGACGAGCGCGAGGAGATCGAGGCCCGCGCCGAGGAGTGGACCGAAGCCGTCGAGGACGAGCTCTCATCGACCCCCGAACGGTCGGGCGAGGTCGGCGACGACCTGCTGGCGAGAGCCGGCGAGACCGCGGTGCAACGCGCCGACCGCACGCACGGCGGGTTCGGGTCGGGCGGCCCGAAGTTCCCCCAGACCGGGCGGCTCCGGATCCTGTTGCGTGCCTACGGGCGGACCGGTCGCGAGCAGTTCCGGACCGTCGCTACCGAAGCGCTAGAGGCGTTGATCGAGGGCGGGATCTACGATCAGGTCGGCGGCGGTTTCCACAGGTATGCGACCGATCGGGAGTGGGTCGTCCCGCACTTCGAGAAGATGCTCTACGACAACGCCGAGATCCCGCGCGTGCTCCTGTTGGGCTATCAGGTCACCGGCGAGGACCGCTACGCCGCGGCCGCCAGAGAGACCTTCGAGTTCCTTCGGCGAGAGCTTCGCCACCCCGAGGGCGGGCTGTTCAGCACGCTCGACGCGCGCAGCGCGCCGCGCGACGACCCCGGTGCGAGCGAGGAGGGGGCGTTCTACACCTGGACGCCCGCGGCGGTGCGCGAGGCCGTCGAGAGCGAGGCCGACGCCGACCTGTTCTGCGATCGCTACGGCGTCACCGAGGCCGGCAACTTCGAGGGCGAGACGGTCCTGACTCGCGACGCCTCGATCCCGGAGCTGGCGGAGGCGTACGAACTCGACCCGGACGCCGTCGAGGAGCGCCTCGAAACCGCTCGCGAGCAGGTCTTCGACGCGCGGAGCGAACGGCCGCGACCGAACCGCGACGAGAAGGTACTGGCCGGCTGGAACGGGCTGGCGATCTCGGCGCTCGCGTCGGGCGGGCTCGTCCTCGACCCGTCGTACGCCGAGACGGCCGGCGAGGCGCTGTCGTTCTGTCGCCGCCACCTCTGGGACGGATCCGACGACCGACTGCACCGTCGATACAAGGACGGTGACGTCCGGATCGACGGGTATCTCGAGGACTACGCTTTCCTCGCACGCGGCGCGTTCGACACCTACCAGGTGACCGGTGACCTCGAACAGCTGTCGTTCGCGCTCGATCTCGGCGACGCGCTGATCGAGCGGTTCTGGGACGCCGACGCCGGGACGCTGTATTTCACGCCCGCCGGCGGCGAGCGCCTGATCGCCCGGCCACAGGAGCTGTCCGATCAGTCCACGCCCTCGAGCGCTGGCGTCGCCGCCGAGACGCTGCTCGCGCTCGATGGCGTCCGGCCGGACGATCGCTTTGCCGAGGTGGCCGCGGGCGTACTCGAGACGCACGCCGACACGATCGAACGCGACCCGCTCCGACACGCGTCGCTGACGCTGGCGGCCGATCGCTACCGGAACGGCTCGGCCGAGCTCACGATCGCCGCCGAGTCGATCCCCGACGAGTGGCGAGATCGGCTGGCGACGACCTATCTACCGGCCCGGATCCTGACTCGTCGGCCGCCGACGGCCGACGGACTGGACGCGTGGCTCGATCGGCTCGAGATGGCCGACGCGCCACCGATCTGGGCCGGCCGGGACGCTCGTGACGGGCAGCCGACGGTCTACGCCTGCCGGGCGTTCGCGTGCTCGCCGCCCCAGCACGACCTCGAGGCGGCGATCGAGTGGCTCCGGGAGTAG
- a CDS encoding AbrB/MazE/SpoVT family DNA-binding domain-containing protein, translating to MTRAEKRKVGERGQVTLPKELREKFDIRGGDEVLIHEEDGRITIEKPVSREELAEGYRRYATRAATLEAELSGVSSEANQYLGDAPDW from the coding sequence ATGACTCGAGCCGAAAAGCGCAAGGTCGGAGAGCGCGGGCAAGTCACGCTGCCCAAGGAACTTCGAGAGAAATTCGATATTCGGGGAGGAGACGAGGTACTCATCCACGAGGAAGACGGGAGGATCACCATCGAAAAGCCGGTCAGTCGGGAGGAACTGGCCGAAGGATATCGACGATACGCGACACGAGCAGCAACCCTCGAAGCGGAGCTGTCCGGCGTGTCCAGTGAAGCCAACCAGTACCTCGGTGACGCGCCGGACTGGTAA
- a CDS encoding type II toxin-antitoxin system PemK/MazF family toxin — MRVRRGDVVIVDPATGSEQRGTRPCLVVQNDVGNDNAPTTIIVPFSTSFGDRLYPFEVLVPADESPLCADSIALCNQIRTVSVEERIAENIGPVPDARMAEVDTALEYSLGLREL; from the coding sequence ATGCGTGTTCGACGCGGGGACGTCGTCATCGTCGATCCCGCAACGGGGTCAGAGCAACGGGGTACTCGTCCGTGTCTCGTCGTGCAAAACGACGTCGGGAACGACAACGCACCGACGACGATTATCGTCCCGTTCTCGACATCGTTCGGTGACAGACTCTATCCGTTCGAGGTGCTCGTCCCGGCGGACGAGTCCCCGCTGTGTGCGGACTCGATCGCCCTCTGCAACCAGATCCGCACGGTCTCTGTCGAGGAACGCATCGCCGAGAATATCGGTCCCGTTCCGGACGCCCGGATGGCGGAGGTCGATACGGCACTCGAATACAGTCTCGGCCTGCGAGAACTGTGA
- a CDS encoding chorismate mutase encodes MADNDTDGRHPDEMSLEELREEIETIDREIVEKIAQRTYVADTIAQVKSEKGLPTTDEQQEQAVMERAGDNAEQFDVDANLVKAVFRLLIELNKVEQRENR; translated from the coding sequence ATGGCTGACAACGACACAGACGGCAGGCACCCGGACGAGATGAGCCTCGAGGAACTGCGCGAGGAGATCGAGACGATCGACCGCGAGATCGTCGAGAAGATCGCCCAGCGAACCTACGTCGCGGACACGATCGCGCAGGTCAAATCCGAGAAGGGGCTGCCGACGACCGACGAGCAGCAGGAGCAGGCCGTGATGGAACGCGCCGGTGACAACGCCGAGCAGTTCGACGTCGACGCCAACTTGGTCAAGGCCGTCTTCCGACTCCTGATCGAGCTGAACAAGGTCGAGCAGCGCGAGAACAGGTAG
- a CDS encoding shikimate kinase translates to MQGQARAPAAGTVLNALATGKGSAFAIDAYTTATVELFDDTEEVTGTVAEEPDADTRLIETCVEYVLDAHGGPEISGARVETESEVPMASGLKSSSAAANATVMATLDALDATDRMTREDAARLGVMAARDVGVTVTGAFDDASASMLGGVTVTDNTTDELLAREEVDWDVLVWTPDERSFSADADVTRCKRVAPMAELAFDLAREGAYGRAMTVNGLAFSAALDFSTDPMVEAMPLVTGVSLSGTGPSVVAVGDRESLEDVREMWDQRDGSTWLTTTQTAGTRTR, encoded by the coding sequence ATGCAGGGACAGGCACGGGCACCGGCCGCCGGGACGGTACTCAACGCGCTCGCGACCGGCAAGGGCTCGGCGTTCGCTATCGACGCCTACACGACCGCGACAGTGGAACTGTTCGACGACACCGAAGAGGTGACCGGCACGGTGGCGGAGGAACCCGACGCCGACACGCGGTTGATCGAGACCTGCGTCGAGTACGTACTCGACGCCCACGGCGGCCCGGAGATATCGGGCGCACGCGTCGAGACTGAGAGCGAGGTACCGATGGCTTCGGGGCTGAAATCGTCATCGGCAGCCGCCAACGCGACCGTCATGGCGACGCTCGACGCGCTGGACGCGACCGATCGGATGACCCGAGAGGACGCCGCCCGGCTGGGCGTGATGGCCGCCCGGGACGTCGGCGTCACGGTCACCGGCGCGTTCGACGACGCCTCGGCGTCGATGCTCGGGGGCGTCACCGTCACCGACAACACGACCGACGAGTTGCTCGCCCGCGAGGAAGTCGACTGGGACGTGCTCGTCTGGACGCCCGACGAGCGGTCGTTCAGCGCCGACGCCGACGTGACGCGGTGCAAGCGGGTCGCCCCGATGGCCGAGCTGGCCTTCGATCTGGCCCGCGAGGGCGCGTACGGCCGCGCGATGACGGTCAACGGGCTGGCCTTCTCGGCGGCACTGGACTTCTCGACGGACCCGATGGTCGAGGCCATGCCGCTGGTTACGGGCGTCTCGCTGTCGGGGACCGGCCCGAGCGTCGTCGCGGTCGGGGACCGGGAGTCATTAGAGGACGTACGAGAGATGTGGGACCAACGGGACGGATCAACATGGCTGACAACGACACAGACGGCAGGCACCCGGACGAGATGA
- a CDS encoding dodecin, with translation MVFKKITLIGTSTESFEDAVDDAIERAEATLENIHWVEVEEFGVEIATAEDRQYQAEAVIAFELED, from the coding sequence ATGGTATTCAAGAAAATCACGCTGATCGGGACGAGCACAGAGAGCTTCGAGGACGCGGTCGACGACGCCATCGAGCGCGCCGAGGCGACACTCGAGAACATCCACTGGGTCGAAGTCGAAGAGTTCGGGGTCGAGATCGCGACCGCGGAGGACCGCCAGTATCAGGCCGAAGCGGTCATCGCCTTCGAACTCGAAGACTAG
- a CDS encoding DNA-directed RNA polymerase subunit epsilon: protein MRYEDQGLREPRDDEPWVSSGPGDGSLPRTEAVKDERVRRWDVATPSATLIGRAQSPNEDVPERLRRLHEERHPAMAGHSERMHRLDKIRIAHAICSRLDLTPWERDRVLGLMADLDLTAFGSQRAIPTVALVVVSHVVDRERQRQLGLHDGDRLAELSADSMERLYELYDPITDDETYQQLLDRQDLTTTNVNRLKRVLKSQIEERDLDGSVLGRSPFRDPNLPTVSADSDRAERPEDT from the coding sequence ATGCGGTACGAGGACCAGGGACTGCGCGAGCCGCGCGACGACGAGCCGTGGGTCAGCTCCGGACCGGGCGACGGCTCGCTCCCGCGGACCGAGGCGGTCAAAGACGAGCGCGTCCGCCGGTGGGACGTCGCGACGCCGAGCGCGACGCTGATCGGCCGGGCACAGAGTCCGAACGAGGACGTCCCCGAGCGCCTTCGCCGGCTTCACGAGGAGCGTCACCCGGCGATGGCCGGTCACAGCGAGCGCATGCACCGGCTGGACAAGATCCGGATCGCCCACGCGATCTGTTCGCGACTCGATCTGACGCCCTGGGAGCGAGACCGCGTGCTCGGGCTGATGGCCGACCTCGACCTCACGGCGTTCGGGAGCCAGCGGGCCATCCCCACGGTCGCGCTCGTCGTCGTCAGCCACGTCGTCGACCGCGAGCGCCAGCGCCAGCTCGGCCTGCACGACGGCGACCGGCTGGCCGAGCTCTCGGCCGACAGCATGGAACGGCTCTACGAGCTGTACGATCCGATCACCGACGACGAGACCTACCAGCAGTTGCTCGACCGACAGGACCTGACGACGACGAACGTCAATCGCCTCAAGCGCGTACTCAAATCCCAGATCGAGGAACGAGACCTCGACGGGTCAGTACTGGGGCGGTCGCCGTTTCGCGATCCGAACCTCCCGACAGTCAGTGCGGACAGTGACCGTGCCGAACGACCGGAAGACACCTGA